ATTCGCAGCTGGCCGAAGTGGAAAGCCGCGAACTGGCACTGATCGAAAACGCGCTGGAACAGATGCGCAACGGCCAATACGGCCTCTGCGAAAGCTGCAGCGTGAAAATCCCGATCGCCCGGTTGCGGGCGCTCCCCTACGCGACGATGTGTATCGAGTGCCAGCGCGAGCTGGAACGCAGCGGCGGCGCCCGCGGCGGCGACGTCGACTGGGGCCGGGTGTTCGATTCCTCGGGCGGCGATTCGGATATGTCGATCAACGAACTGGAGATCGACGCGTCCTAACGGATCAACAAGCGACGCGGGAGGCGGCGGAATCTCGCTGTGAGGCGGTATAACCGGCAGCTTCCCGCGTCATCATGTGATATGATCCCAATGCACGTGTAGAATATCGGAAGGCGTCGCGACCGCGACGCCCGGAACCGGTATCCCGCACGTGCATTGTTGCTGCGCCTCCAAAGGGGAAAACGTCATGCGGAGTTCAGCGCACCGAGTGAGTCGCGGATTCGCCCTCTGGGTGCTGTCCGCGGTGATTTGCTTCGCCACGTCTCCGGCGAGCGCGCAGGACGGGCTGGACGATGCTCTGACGCCTGAACAGCGCGAGCGCGCCTACGACGATCTGGCGTTGCGGGCGGCCGAGTTCGAGGCCCGCAATATCTTGAAGCAGGTCGTCAAGCTGGCCAAGCCGACGGTCGTGCATATCGAGGCGCAGAAGCAGGAAGAAGGCCGCGCGACTTTTTACGGGCGCAGCCGGATGATCGAGGAAGCCGGCTCCGGCGTGATCATTCAATACGGCCAAGGCTTCTACGTGCTGACCAATCGGCACGTCGTGAAGGACGCCAAGCTCGCCGACATCACCGTCCATCTGTTCGACGGGCGGCAACTCACGCCGCAGCTGTTGCGGTTCGACGAAGAGACCGACATCGCGGTGCTGGGCATCAGCGACTCGAACTTGGTGGCGGCGCGGATCGGCAATAGCGGCCAAACCGAAATTGGCGATTTCGTTGTGGCGATGGGCAGCCCTTTCGGTTTGAGCCAGTCGGTGACGATGGGCATCGTGAGCGCAAAGGGACGCTGGAATCTGGAACTGGGCGATGGCGTCAAATACCAGGACTTTCTGCAGACCGACGCGGCGATCAATCCCGGCAATAGCGGCGGCCCGCTCATTAACCTGCGGGGCGAAGTCGTGGGCATCAACACGGCGAT
The sequence above is drawn from the Planctomycetia bacterium genome and encodes:
- a CDS encoding TraR/DksA family transcriptional regulator — encoded protein: MTRKDSTMTMRQILIQRRDALRQALAGDLSQLKELSKQTSGDVVDAALDSAQDEINSQLAEVESRELALIENALEQMRNGQYGLCESCSVKIPIARLRALPYATMCIECQRELERSGGARGGDVDWGRVFDSSGGDSDMSINELEIDAS
- a CDS encoding trypsin-like peptidase domain-containing protein translates to MSRGFALWVLSAVICFATSPASAQDGLDDALTPEQRERAYDDLALRAAEFEARNILKQVVKLAKPTVVHIEAQKQEEGRATFYGRSRMIEEAGSGVIIQYGQGFYVLTNRHVVKDAKLADITVHLFDGRQLTPQLLRFDEETDIAVLGISDSNLVAARIGNSGQTEIGDFVVAMGSPFGLSQSVTMGIVSAKGRWNLELGDGVKYQDFLQTDAAINPGNSGGPLINLRGEVVGINTAIASNSGGNEGVGFSIPVNVVVNVARQLIEGGSVVRAFLGVNLDQDFDREEAMRMGLGSALGARVKSVLAGSPAQGADLRPGDVIVRYDGVRVEDDEHLINIVKLTEIGRKVPVMLIRDRERVVVSVEVTDKPKVQTTSQTSP